A stretch of the Bordetella genomosp. 8 genome encodes the following:
- a CDS encoding Bug family tripartite tricarboxylate transporter substrate binding protein, whose translation MPFSHFRRIARVLTAGCIAAALPIAAHAAYPERPVTIIVPFNTGTTPDILTRLLASVLSKDTGGSFVVQNKVGASGIIGTQYLANQPADGYTLGYANVATLAINQSLYAKLPYDADKQLAPVALTGSVQNVLAVRPSLGVKSVSELIALGKKEPGKLVYASGGNGTTGHLSAAMFGAMAGVQMMHVPYKGGVEADLAVLRGEADLVFDNISSISTFIDQGKVIPLAVTGATRDPLLPNLPTLDELGLKGYRAVAWTGYVAPAGVDPKILDWLNAAINKALAEPEVQQKLKTLAYVPTIKPRQALFDLAHEERPVWAKVIKDANVHVD comes from the coding sequence TCGCCGCCCACGCCGCCTACCCCGAGCGCCCGGTCACCATCATCGTGCCGTTCAACACGGGCACCACGCCGGACATCCTGACCCGCCTGCTGGCGTCCGTGCTCAGCAAGGACACGGGCGGCAGCTTCGTCGTGCAGAACAAGGTGGGCGCCTCGGGCATCATCGGTACCCAATACCTGGCCAACCAGCCGGCCGACGGCTATACCTTGGGCTACGCCAACGTGGCGACGCTGGCCATCAACCAGTCCCTGTATGCCAAGCTGCCTTACGATGCCGACAAGCAGCTCGCGCCCGTGGCCCTGACCGGTTCCGTGCAGAACGTGCTGGCCGTGCGTCCCAGCCTGGGCGTGAAGAGCGTCAGCGAGCTGATCGCGCTGGGCAAGAAGGAGCCAGGCAAGCTGGTCTACGCCTCGGGCGGCAACGGCACCACGGGCCACCTGAGCGCCGCGATGTTCGGCGCGATGGCCGGTGTGCAGATGATGCACGTCCCCTACAAGGGCGGGGTCGAGGCCGACCTGGCCGTGTTGCGGGGTGAAGCCGACCTGGTGTTCGACAACATCTCGTCGATCTCGACATTCATCGACCAGGGCAAGGTCATTCCGCTGGCCGTGACCGGCGCGACACGTGATCCCCTGCTGCCCAACCTGCCCACGCTGGACGAACTCGGCCTGAAGGGCTACCGTGCTGTGGCATGGACGGGTTATGTGGCGCCCGCGGGCGTCGATCCCAAGATCCTGGACTGGCTGAACGCGGCGATCAACAAGGCCCTGGCGGAACCGGAAGTTCAGCAGAAGCTGAAGACCCTGGCCTACGTGCCCACCATCAAGCCGCGCCAGGCGCTGTTCGATCTCGCCCATGAGGAGCGCCCGGTGTGGGCGAAGGTGATCAAGGACGCGAACGTTCACGTGGACTGA
- a CDS encoding N-acyl-D-amino-acid deacylase family protein, whose protein sequence is MTRAAQTHYDTLIRGGTIIDGSGAPRFTADVAVAGERIVAIGELADATADQVVDASGMIVAPGFIDSHTHDDRYLLINPGMPAKLSQGVTTVVTGNCGLSQAPWLPGKRKDVPAPINLLSTDTADFPYATFRAYLEKLESDPAAVNAACLVGHTSLRAAAMDDLDRPANEAEIAHMQALLREAMEAGAIGLSTGTAYPTAMPATTEELMGVAQVLREYGGIYTSHIRDEADQIFAALDEAFAVGAAGDAPVLVSHHKLIGPRNHGRSVQTLAHIAEAATRQPIRLDAYPYVAGSTILRKDRLAVSSRIIVTKSEPLPHYAGWDLDKIAEDMGVTQEAAVDALQPAGAIYFIMDEADVERILAYPGTMIGSDGIPSDPAPHPRLWGTFPRVLGYYCRDMQLFTLEEAVHKMTGMTAGYFRLPERGLLKAGHYADIVIFDAETIADTATWSSPTRQAKGISCVFVNGVAAWCDGASTGTRTGAVVRPIGPSSL, encoded by the coding sequence ATGACCCGTGCAGCCCAGACGCATTACGACACCCTGATCCGCGGCGGCACGATCATCGATGGGTCCGGCGCGCCGCGCTTTACCGCCGACGTGGCCGTCGCCGGCGAGCGCATCGTCGCCATCGGCGAACTTGCCGACGCAACGGCGGACCAGGTCGTCGATGCCAGCGGCATGATCGTCGCCCCGGGCTTCATCGATTCACACACGCACGACGACCGCTACCTGCTGATCAACCCTGGCATGCCGGCCAAGCTCAGCCAGGGAGTGACCACGGTCGTCACGGGCAATTGCGGCCTGAGCCAGGCGCCCTGGCTGCCGGGCAAGCGCAAGGACGTCCCCGCGCCCATCAATCTGCTGAGCACGGATACGGCCGACTTTCCCTACGCCACATTCCGCGCCTACCTGGAAAAGCTGGAGAGCGATCCCGCCGCGGTCAATGCCGCGTGCCTGGTCGGCCATACGTCGCTGCGCGCCGCCGCCATGGACGACCTGGACCGTCCCGCCAATGAAGCCGAAATCGCGCACATGCAGGCACTGCTGCGCGAAGCGATGGAAGCCGGCGCCATCGGCCTGTCCACGGGCACGGCCTACCCCACCGCCATGCCGGCCACTACCGAAGAACTGATGGGCGTGGCGCAAGTGCTGCGCGAGTACGGCGGCATCTACACGAGCCATATCCGCGACGAAGCCGACCAGATCTTCGCCGCGCTGGACGAGGCCTTCGCGGTGGGCGCCGCTGGCGACGCGCCCGTGCTGGTCTCCCACCACAAGCTGATCGGCCCCAGGAACCACGGCCGTTCCGTGCAGACCCTGGCCCATATCGCCGAAGCCGCGACACGCCAGCCCATCCGGCTGGATGCCTACCCCTACGTGGCGGGCTCGACCATCCTGCGCAAGGACCGCCTGGCCGTATCCAGCCGCATCATCGTCACCAAGTCCGAACCGCTGCCGCATTACGCGGGCTGGGACCTGGACAAGATCGCCGAAGACATGGGCGTGACGCAGGAAGCAGCGGTGGACGCCCTGCAGCCGGCGGGCGCGATCTACTTCATCATGGACGAAGCGGACGTCGAACGCATACTTGCCTATCCCGGCACGATGATAGGGTCCGACGGTATTCCGAGCGATCCGGCGCCGCATCCGCGCCTGTGGGGAACCTTCCCACGCGTGCTGGGCTACTACTGCCGCGACATGCAGCTGTTCACGCTGGAAGAAGCCGTGCACAAGATGACCGGGATGACGGCGGGATACTTTCGCCTGCCCGAGCGCGGCCTGCTGAAAGCGGGGCACTACGCCGACATCGTCATCTTCGATGCCGAGACCATCGCCGACACCGCCACCTGGTCATCGCCGACCCGGCAGGCCAAGGGAATCTCCTGCGTGTTCGTCAACGGAGTCGCGGCGTGGTGCGACGGCGCCAGCACGGGAACACGCACCGGCGCCGTCGTGCGACCTATAGGACCGAGTAGCCTTTAG
- a CDS encoding oxidoreductase: MKTWFITGANRGLGLEIGNAALASGDRVVFTSRNADSLLGRFAGQDRALAIPLDMTDTQSIEAAVADAVRHFGRIDVLVNNAGYGQLGAFEQLSEQAISRQFSTNVFGTFAVTRAVLPLMRAQRAGHVVSITSIAGLVGFGGSSMYCASKFAIEGWSEALAQELKQFGIVTTLVEPGQFRTDFLDASSVRYGDLEVADYVQYSEEKRRGLDAVSHRQLGEPRKLGAAIVALVASPHPPLRFAAGSDAYEVVVNRARTQLAEAESWRQLSLSTDFA; encoded by the coding sequence ATGAAGACATGGTTCATTACCGGAGCCAATCGCGGGCTGGGGCTGGAGATCGGCAACGCCGCGCTGGCCAGCGGCGACAGGGTGGTCTTCACCAGCCGTAATGCCGACTCGTTGCTTGGGCGCTTCGCTGGTCAGGACCGGGCCCTGGCGATACCGCTGGACATGACCGACACGCAATCCATCGAGGCTGCGGTGGCCGACGCGGTGCGCCACTTCGGACGTATCGACGTGCTCGTGAACAACGCTGGGTATGGCCAGCTGGGCGCCTTCGAGCAATTGTCGGAGCAGGCCATTTCACGCCAGTTCTCGACCAATGTGTTCGGCACCTTCGCCGTGACGCGCGCGGTGCTTCCGTTGATGCGCGCGCAGCGTGCCGGCCACGTTGTGTCCATCACATCGATCGCCGGGCTTGTCGGGTTTGGCGGGTCTTCGATGTATTGCGCGTCGAAGTTCGCGATAGAAGGCTGGTCCGAAGCCTTGGCGCAGGAGCTGAAGCAGTTCGGCATCGTGACGACGCTGGTCGAGCCAGGACAGTTCCGGACGGATTTTCTGGATGCGAGCTCGGTGCGCTATGGCGATCTGGAGGTCGCCGACTATGTCCAGTACAGCGAGGAGAAACGTCGCGGGCTCGATGCGGTGAGTCACCGTCAATTGGGTGAGCCCCGGAAACTGGGCGCGGCAATCGTGGCCCTGGTGGCGTCGCCGCACCCGCCCTTGCGATTTGCTGCGGGTTCGGATGCTTACGAGGTCGTCGTGAATCGCGCCAGGACGCAGCTGGCCGAGGCCGAATCCTGGCGGCAGTTGTCGCTGTCGACCGATTTCGCATAG
- a CDS encoding AraC family transcriptional regulator translates to MQDVTTEEDSRLLLETAPIREQLARAAVDLISPHPPETQLLPGVHMYHRDTPLPPTGYFYEPSLAVILKGRKRVQLGESVFLYDASRFLLTSMHLPTTTEVLGASEQDPYVSVLIKLDLEIAREVLAEIELHGVGDISPDSAMATGPATPEIFDLVRRTLDLCAYPGNPGYLWKILQREIIYRLLVGPMGARFRQTVLLGTQSNKVAKAINWLKDNYAQAIKVEELAALAGMGVSTFHHHFRAITSMSPLQYQKQLRLHEARRLLLMEQADAGTVAFRVGYESSTQFNREYRRQFGQPPIRDVRTLMSVS, encoded by the coding sequence ATGCAAGACGTGACGACGGAGGAAGATAGCCGGCTGCTGCTCGAGACGGCGCCGATACGCGAGCAGTTGGCGCGCGCCGCAGTGGACCTCATCAGCCCGCATCCCCCCGAGACCCAATTGCTCCCCGGCGTGCACATGTATCATCGCGATACGCCCCTGCCGCCCACGGGCTACTTCTACGAGCCCAGCCTGGCGGTCATACTGAAGGGCAGGAAACGCGTCCAGCTGGGCGAGTCCGTCTTTCTCTACGACGCCTCGCGCTTTCTGCTGACCTCCATGCACCTGCCGACCACGACGGAAGTGCTGGGCGCGAGCGAACAGGATCCCTACGTCTCGGTCCTTATCAAGCTGGACCTGGAAATTGCCCGCGAAGTGCTGGCCGAAATCGAACTGCATGGCGTGGGGGACATCTCGCCGGACTCGGCCATGGCAACCGGACCGGCGACACCCGAGATCTTCGACCTCGTACGCAGGACGCTGGACCTGTGCGCCTATCCGGGAAACCCTGGATACCTGTGGAAGATCCTGCAGCGCGAAATTATCTACAGGCTGCTGGTCGGGCCGATGGGCGCGCGCTTCAGGCAGACGGTCCTGCTCGGCACCCAGAGCAACAAGGTCGCCAAGGCGATCAATTGGTTGAAGGACAACTATGCCCAGGCCATCAAGGTGGAGGAGCTCGCCGCGCTGGCGGGCATGGGCGTCTCCACCTTCCATCATCATTTCCGCGCCATCACGTCCATGAGCCCGCTGCAATACCAGAAGCAGCTGCGCCTGCACGAAGCGAGGCGGCTGTTGTTGATGGAGCAGGCCGACGCCGGGACAGTCGCCTTCCGGGTGGGCTACGAGAGCAGCACGCAGTTCAACCGGGAGTACCGGCGGCAGTTCGGCCAGCCGCCGATACGCGACGTCCGGACCCTGATGTCGGTCTCGTAG
- a CDS encoding (2Fe-2S)-binding protein, whose protein sequence is MTQAKTITLRINGSDRSLPLDPRTTLLDALREYAGLTGSKKGCDHGQCGACTVHVDGQRVLSCLTFAAQAEGLPVTTIEGLADAPDVLHAMQAAFVKHDAFQCGYCTPGQIMSAVACIREGHAGSADDIREYMSGNICRCGAYPNIVAAIQDAARTLGGEAAHAKL, encoded by the coding sequence ATGACTCAAGCTAAAACCATCACATTGCGGATCAACGGCAGCGACAGGTCGCTGCCGCTGGATCCTCGAACAACCCTGCTCGACGCCCTGCGTGAATACGCCGGACTGACCGGCAGCAAGAAGGGATGCGATCACGGCCAATGTGGCGCCTGTACCGTTCACGTGGACGGACAACGGGTGCTAAGCTGCCTGACCTTTGCCGCGCAGGCAGAAGGGCTGCCGGTCACCACCATTGAAGGACTGGCCGACGCCCCGGATGTCCTGCACGCGATGCAGGCCGCGTTCGTGAAGCACGATGCCTTTCAATGCGGCTATTGCACGCCCGGCCAGATCATGTCGGCCGTGGCCTGCATCCGGGAAGGCCATGCCGGCAGTGCCGACGATATCCGCGAATACATGAGCGGCAATATCTGCCGCTGCGGCGCCTATCCCAATATCGTCGCGGCCATCCAGGACGCGGCCCGCACCCTCGGTGGGGAGGCCGCGCATGCGAAGCTTTGA
- a CDS encoding FAD binding domain-containing protein, with product MRSFEYVRAADVAGAAALKDRGARVLAGGTTLVDLMKCNVERPASLVDITRITGLDYIEAGDEWIRIGSLARMSAVADHPGIKAAAPVLAESLARAASAQIRNMATMGGNLLQRTRCPYFRDVAGASPCNKRVPGSGCAALDGVNRNHAVLGGSEACIAVYPGDFATALAAFDGRIRIQGGKERVVVADEFFKTPGGTPDIENSLMPGEIITAIEIPVTAALRYSHYLKVRDRASYEFAAASAAVGVELESDGTTIKDVRVALGGVATKPWRARGVEAELAGKPFTESVIRAAANRATEGAVARQHNTYKITLLPRVVTRALLEARRVA from the coding sequence ATGCGAAGCTTTGAATACGTCCGGGCCGCCGATGTCGCCGGCGCGGCAGCGCTCAAGGATCGCGGCGCCCGCGTCCTCGCGGGCGGCACCACGCTGGTGGACCTGATGAAATGCAACGTCGAGCGGCCGGCAAGCCTGGTCGACATTACCCGGATCACCGGCCTCGATTACATCGAGGCCGGCGACGAATGGATCCGCATCGGCAGCCTGGCACGCATGAGCGCGGTCGCCGACCATCCGGGGATCAAAGCGGCCGCGCCGGTACTGGCGGAAAGCCTCGCACGCGCGGCGTCCGCCCAGATCCGCAACATGGCGACGATGGGAGGCAATCTGCTGCAGCGCACGCGCTGCCCGTACTTCCGCGACGTGGCGGGCGCTTCGCCGTGCAATAAGCGGGTACCCGGGTCAGGCTGCGCCGCGCTCGACGGCGTCAACCGCAATCATGCGGTGCTGGGCGGCAGCGAGGCCTGTATCGCGGTCTACCCTGGCGACTTCGCCACGGCGCTCGCTGCCTTCGACGGCAGGATCCGCATACAGGGGGGCAAGGAACGGGTGGTCGTCGCCGACGAGTTCTTCAAGACACCGGGCGGTACCCCCGATATCGAGAATAGCCTGATGCCCGGGGAAATCATCACGGCCATCGAGATTCCCGTTACTGCCGCGCTGCGGTACTCCCATTATCTGAAAGTGCGGGATCGGGCCTCCTACGAATTCGCCGCCGCCAGCGCGGCGGTCGGCGTGGAGCTGGAAAGCGACGGCACAACCATCAAGGACGTGCGGGTCGCGCTGGGCGGCGTCGCGACCAAGCCCTGGCGCGCACGTGGGGTCGAAGCCGAGCTGGCAGGCAAGCCGTTCACCGAAAGCGTCATCCGGGCCGCGGCGAACCGGGCCACGGAGGGCGCGGTCGCCAGGCAACACAATACGTACAAAATCACGCTTCTACCGCGAGTCGTCACGCGCGCGCTGCTGGAAGCCAGGAGGGTCGCATGA
- a CDS encoding xanthine dehydrogenase family protein molybdopterin-binding subunit, giving the protein MNHGLDVQINRREVLQLLAAGATSGALPAVALAASAPATAEAASAGPGAGGALGADTPRIDGTLKVTGRAPYAIEHQVEGLAHGVLVQSTIASGRVSRMETSKARAAPGVLAVYTPGNAPRILPATVYTKGGAATESFLPLQDDRVLWNGQHIAFVVAETLEQATEAAHLIEVEYEASTAVLDAADPQAPVVPVEALDVNWGDAQAAMQQADVRVHGVYTTPREYNLPIELHACIAAWHGDELTVWEPSQWVGGAGAVIAEWMGIPVEKVHVVSPFIGGGFGSKVSPHPHVAITCAAARALGRPVKTSLTRQQTFTGYGGRPRTHQELTLAAKRDGTLVAIHHRSWNETAMEDIHQEPCNAVTPLMYAVPNFSSRHSLRRAHTVNPGWLRAPGENPSAYALETAMDELSYELGIDPLELRLKNYAEIDPEAKVPWTTRQLKDAYAAGAQAFGWERRTPQPRSMREGRELIGWGMATGTYPVRRTPGQARITLRQDGRIEVRSAGVDLGTGTYTILSQTVSDALNVPRAQIDVILGDTSLPLAPLAGGSQLANVLVGAVHKGALALRAELLRIAATDARSPLRHARAAELVLADGKVLSSRTPEMAMEFGALLRATGRDKVDIDADTFAEGSGQQDRYQANRTFKKMVSPTEGGVSAHAWSAQFVEVRVDEDFGTVRVRRMVGAFDSGRVFNPRLARSQWMGGMIMGLGQALLEDGAFDPRTGRVVSASLADYLVAVNADVPDITTISVGVPDLQATALGGKAVGELGIVGVAAAIGNAVYHATGKRVRDLPITMEKLV; this is encoded by the coding sequence ATGAACCACGGTTTGGATGTCCAGATCAATCGCAGGGAAGTCCTCCAGCTCCTGGCCGCGGGCGCCACATCAGGCGCACTGCCGGCTGTCGCGCTCGCAGCCTCGGCACCCGCGACAGCCGAGGCTGCGTCGGCCGGGCCGGGCGCCGGCGGCGCGCTCGGCGCCGACACCCCGCGGATCGACGGGACGCTGAAGGTCACCGGGCGGGCGCCCTATGCCATCGAACATCAAGTCGAAGGGCTGGCCCACGGCGTCCTGGTGCAGTCCACCATCGCGAGCGGCCGCGTTTCCCGCATGGAGACCAGCAAGGCGCGCGCGGCGCCCGGCGTCCTGGCTGTCTATACGCCGGGCAACGCGCCGCGCATCCTGCCGGCGACTGTCTACACCAAGGGCGGCGCCGCCACCGAAAGCTTTCTGCCGCTGCAGGACGACCGGGTGCTGTGGAACGGGCAGCACATCGCATTCGTGGTCGCGGAAACGCTGGAGCAAGCCACGGAAGCCGCGCACCTCATAGAAGTGGAATACGAAGCGTCCACCGCCGTGCTGGACGCCGCGGACCCGCAGGCCCCCGTGGTGCCCGTCGAGGCCCTGGACGTGAACTGGGGCGACGCCCAGGCCGCGATGCAGCAGGCCGATGTCCGGGTCCACGGCGTCTATACCACGCCACGCGAGTACAACCTTCCCATCGAACTCCATGCCTGCATCGCCGCATGGCATGGGGATGAACTCACGGTGTGGGAGCCCAGCCAGTGGGTTGGTGGCGCCGGGGCCGTCATCGCGGAGTGGATGGGTATCCCGGTGGAGAAAGTCCACGTCGTCTCGCCTTTCATCGGCGGCGGCTTCGGCAGCAAGGTCTCGCCCCATCCACACGTCGCGATCACCTGCGCGGCGGCGCGCGCACTGGGGCGCCCGGTGAAGACCTCCCTGACGCGGCAGCAGACCTTCACGGGCTATGGCGGGCGTCCCAGGACGCACCAGGAACTGACGCTGGCCGCGAAGCGCGACGGCACGCTGGTGGCAATACACCACCGCAGCTGGAATGAAACCGCCATGGAGGATATCCACCAGGAGCCATGCAACGCCGTGACGCCGCTGATGTACGCGGTGCCGAATTTCTCGTCCCGCCACAGCCTGCGGCGCGCGCATACCGTCAATCCCGGATGGTTGCGGGCGCCGGGTGAAAACCCCAGCGCCTATGCGCTGGAAACGGCGATGGATGAGTTGTCGTACGAACTCGGGATCGATCCCCTCGAACTGCGCTTGAAGAACTATGCGGAAATCGACCCCGAAGCCAAGGTGCCATGGACCACGCGCCAGTTGAAGGATGCCTACGCCGCCGGCGCGCAGGCGTTCGGCTGGGAGCGCCGCACACCGCAGCCACGTTCCATGCGCGAAGGACGCGAACTGATCGGCTGGGGCATGGCCACCGGTACCTACCCGGTCCGCCGCACGCCCGGCCAGGCCAGGATCACGCTACGCCAGGATGGCCGGATCGAAGTCCGCAGCGCCGGTGTGGACCTCGGCACCGGCACCTATACGATTCTTTCGCAAACCGTCTCCGACGCCTTGAACGTGCCTCGCGCGCAGATCGACGTCATCCTGGGAGATACTTCGCTGCCGCTCGCGCCGCTGGCCGGTGGTTCGCAATTGGCCAATGTGCTGGTCGGCGCCGTCCACAAGGGCGCCCTCGCGCTGCGCGCGGAACTGCTGCGCATCGCCGCGACGGACGCCCGCTCGCCCCTGCGGCACGCACGGGCAGCGGAACTTGTGCTGGCGGACGGCAAGGTCCTTTCAAGCCGTACGCCGGAAATGGCGATGGAATTCGGGGCCCTGCTTCGCGCCACCGGTCGGGACAAGGTCGACATCGATGCCGATACCTTCGCCGAAGGCTCGGGCCAGCAGGACCGTTACCAGGCCAATCGCACGTTCAAGAAAATGGTATCGCCGACCGAGGGCGGCGTGTCCGCGCATGCCTGGAGCGCGCAGTTCGTCGAAGTGCGCGTGGACGAGGATTTCGGCACGGTGCGCGTGCGCCGCATGGTGGGCGCCTTCGACAGCGGCCGGGTATTCAACCCGAGATTGGCGCGCAGCCAGTGGATGGGCGGAATGATCATGGGCCTGGGTCAGGCCTTGCTGGAAGACGGCGCATTCGACCCGAGGACAGGCCGTGTGGTCAGCGCCAGCCTGGCGGACTACCTGGTCGCCGTCAACGCCGACGTGCCGGACATCACCACAATTTCGGTGGGCGTACCGGACTTGCAAGCCACCGCACTGGGCGGCAAGGCGGTGGGCGAACTTGGGATCGTCGGCGTCGCAGCGGCCATCGGCAATGCCGTCTACCATGCCACCGGCAAACGGGTGCGCGATCTGCCGATCACGATGGAGAAGCTGGTCTGA
- a CDS encoding Bug family tripartite tricarboxylate transporter substrate binding protein, which yields MNPMNRRRAMQALAGAVLLPAFARTASAKAYPDQPVKVINPFPPGGSSDVIVRAVTAKMSEFLGGSMYIQNLPGAGGTIGSDRAAKSPPDGYTLLLSNNASQAIAPSLYARLPYDPIKDFDHIGLIGTLPNVLLVGPAVKATNFQEFLAEAHQRSATPNPMAYGSGGNGSSLHLCGEYFRHLTGINALHIPFKGNAPALVALLGGETAFQFDNITTAIPQIRAGKVRALGVTGARRSSVLPDVPTMAELGYKDFVLGSWNGLSAPAGTPADIVDAVAKALTRALADPPVAAQLTQYGMQLPDFPPSGYRAFVESEIKRWGSLVRMTGAKLD from the coding sequence ATGAACCCTATGAATCGTCGCCGGGCCATGCAGGCGCTGGCGGGCGCCGTGCTGTTGCCCGCTTTCGCCCGGACCGCCAGCGCGAAGGCCTATCCCGACCAGCCGGTGAAGGTAATCAATCCCTTTCCGCCGGGCGGATCCAGCGACGTGATCGTGCGCGCCGTGACCGCAAAGATGAGCGAGTTCCTGGGCGGGTCCATGTATATCCAGAACCTGCCCGGCGCGGGCGGGACGATAGGTTCGGACCGTGCGGCAAAATCGCCGCCCGACGGCTACACGCTGCTGCTGTCCAACAACGCGTCACAGGCGATCGCGCCGAGCCTGTATGCGCGCCTGCCCTACGATCCCATAAAGGATTTCGATCACATAGGCTTGATCGGCACGCTGCCCAACGTTCTGTTGGTCGGGCCTGCCGTGAAGGCGACGAACTTCCAGGAATTCCTGGCTGAAGCGCATCAACGTTCCGCCACGCCCAACCCGATGGCCTACGGGTCGGGGGGTAACGGGTCGTCGCTGCATCTTTGCGGCGAGTACTTCCGGCACCTGACCGGCATCAACGCCCTGCATATTCCGTTCAAGGGCAATGCGCCCGCGCTGGTGGCCTTGCTCGGGGGAGAAACGGCATTCCAGTTCGACAACATCACCACGGCCATTCCGCAGATCCGCGCCGGTAAGGTGCGCGCGCTCGGGGTGACCGGCGCCAGGCGTTCGTCGGTGCTGCCTGACGTGCCCACCATGGCGGAGCTCGGCTACAAGGACTTCGTGCTGGGATCCTGGAATGGGCTCTCAGCGCCCGCCGGCACGCCGGCGGACATCGTCGATGCCGTGGCGAAGGCGCTGACCCGCGCGTTGGCCGATCCGCCGGTGGCCGCGCAACTGACGCAGTACGGCATGCAATTGCCCGATTTCCCGCCGTCCGGATACCGCGCCTTCGTCGAGTCCGAGATCAAGCGTTGGGGCAGCCTGGTACGGATGACCGGCGCGAAGCTGGACTGA
- a CDS encoding maleate cis-trans isomerase family protein, translating to MYGWRAKIGFMVPPGAPTVEVEMPRLAPPGVSVHFTRMDASEGVGTHWGQEERNRRQAASVDECARLLAMVRPAVIVMAHTATSYTIGSEREAEIAARVEKSTGCRFITAFGSSLAALRELGVKRIGLATPYSEEITLIGKAHLEQHGISVVRYAHLRDCPNVYEETPERAYTVARRADGEDVDAIFLSGVGMPTLPAIQQLEDDLKKPVVSAAGCMMWNALRTAGVDHRQPGYGRLFAR from the coding sequence ATGTACGGCTGGAGAGCGAAGATCGGGTTCATGGTGCCGCCCGGCGCCCCCACGGTGGAGGTCGAAATGCCACGCCTGGCGCCGCCGGGCGTGTCAGTGCATTTCACGCGCATGGACGCGTCCGAAGGCGTGGGCACGCATTGGGGGCAGGAAGAACGGAACCGCCGCCAGGCTGCCAGCGTGGATGAATGCGCGCGGCTGCTGGCGATGGTGCGGCCCGCGGTCATCGTCATGGCGCACACGGCGACCAGCTACACCATCGGTTCGGAGCGCGAGGCGGAAATCGCCGCACGTGTGGAGAAGAGCACCGGCTGCCGGTTCATCACCGCCTTCGGCAGCTCGCTGGCGGCGTTGCGGGAGCTGGGCGTGAAGCGTATAGGACTCGCCACGCCATACTCGGAGGAAATCACCCTGATCGGCAAGGCGCACCTGGAGCAGCATGGGATCAGCGTGGTGCGGTATGCGCATCTGCGGGATTGCCCCAACGTCTATGAGGAGACGCCAGAGCGCGCCTATACGGTGGCGCGCCGCGCCGATGGCGAAGACGTCGATGCGATTTTCCTCAGCGGCGTCGGGATGCCCACCTTGCCGGCCATCCAGCAGCTGGAGGACGATCTGAAGAAACCTGTCGTGTCGGCGGCAGGCTGCATGATGTGGAATGCCTTGCGTACGGCGGGCGTCGACCACCGGCAGCCCGGCTATGGCAGGTTGTTCGCCCGATAG